ACGTAGTGCAGCCCGTGTCCGAGGTCGGCCAGGCGGACCAGGCGTCGGCGGTGGCTGTCGGCGACGTACACGGTGTCGAGGTCGTGCCCGTCGATCCGTGCGACGGCGATCGCGGTCGGGCCGGCGAAGCGGTCCTCGCCACTCCCGAGCCCGCCCACTCGGCTCACCTCGCGGGCACCATCGCCGTCCAGGTCGAGACGGACCACGCGATTCCGGCCGGTGTCGGCCACGTAGAGCCGGTCGTCGGTTGCGTCGAAGGGAGTGCCGCCGTCGGCGAAGGCCACGTCGTGGGGACGCTTCAGCCCCTCGATGGCGAACAGCGGTTCGAGACGGAGCTCGTGGTACTCGGGGTGTGTGGAGAACACGAGCACACGATCGTTGTTCGTGTCGGCCACGTAGACGCGCCCGAACTCGTCACTCGACAGGCCGCGCGGTGCGTCGAGGGGACCGAAGGAACTTCCACGACCGTCGAAGGCGTCCAGTCCTCGTTCGGTCGCGCCGAACAGGAGGCGATCCCAGACCGGGTCGCTGACGACCTGGAAGAAGCGTGCCTCCAGGTAGGGGAAACGATCGTACACGTCCACACGACCGAGGACGATACTCGCATGCGGTTCTCCGAAGAGTTCGCGGTCGAGCCGCGCGCTCGCCGTCCTCCGATCGAGTACGGAGATTCCTGCCTCCGGCACCAGGTCCGAAGGGCGGAACGTCTCGGTCGCGGCTGGTCGCGAGACGAGGACCAGAGCCAGGATCACGAGGCTGCGTCGCATGGTGTCGCTCCTCCCTCCGCCCTAGAAGTCCAGGCTCACGCCGGCTTCGAGGATGTTCGCGGAGAAGTTGTTGCTGTTGAAGTAGCGCTCGTAGCCGAGCTGCAGCGCCAGGCCGTTCCAGATGGTGCCGCCTTCGATCAGGTCGCGAAGGGACCAGTGCACTCGTGTGCCGAAGAGATGGGCATCGAAGGCGCTCAGCCGGTAGTCGGCAGTCCGGTAACCGCCGATCCCCCCGGTGGTCGTGTAGTTCGTCGAGTGGAAGTCCGCAGCGGACTGGTCGTAGTAGCGGTAGCGGTAGCGGACGATCAGCGCGTCGCCGACGTACTGGCTCAATCGGGCGCCGAGGGTCGTGGAGCGCACGCCCCAGTCGTCTCCGTAGAGCTTCGCCTCGAGCTTCAGGCTGGCGCGCAGTGGAAGGTACTGGTTCAGGCGCAGGTAGACGTCCTGGCGGTGACGGTCGTCCGGATGCCGTTCGGTCTCGTTCCCCCCGGCGACGTACACGTTCCGGTAGGGGTTGTGCTGAAGACCGTCGACGAAGAAGGTCTCGTAGCCCGCGCGGACGACGGTGGTCGGTGTCAGGACACGCGTGACCACGACGTTGGCGTAGGTGGTGTGGCGATGATCGGACACGCTACGGCTGTCGGCGTCGGCGAGGGGGTCGATCGTGTCCCAACCGAAGCTCGCTCCCACGGACAGATTGAACGTCTCGCCGGCGAAATCACGGTTCCACTGGGTGCGGATCATCTGGGCCAGGTAGTCCTCCTCCGTCGAGAAGTAGTAGCCAACGCTCAGCTCCGGCCGCGACACGTCGAACTGCACTTCCTTCCGGGTGCGTGCGTACTCGCGGTAGGCATCACCGATGTCGCGGATCGGGCGGCTCGCCGTCGTGATGGCGTCGACCGCGTCGTCGCTGCCAGGAGGTGCCTCGACGGCGGGGATCACGACCGTCTGGTGGGCCAGGCCGATTCGGAGTTCCGTCTCGTTCTCGAGTGCGACGCGGTACACGTTCTGGTGCGTGATCACTTCGATGTCGTCCACGTCGTTGAACAGCTGGAAGACGTAGTCGTCCCCCTGGGTCTCGATCGGAAGATCGGGCCAGGCGGCGCGTGCGTCGGTGACGCAAGCGGCAGCGACGAGTGCGAGACCCGTCAGGGTGTGACGACGGGTCAGTTGCACGCGCAGCCCCCACCGGCACCGCCGGCGCCCCCGGTGCTTCCCTCCCGGGCTTCGATCCAGTGCAGCTCGCGAGCGTGCTCCTCGGCCTCGGCGTCGAAGGCCATGATGGGGTCGGCGAGGTGCTCCATCTGGTAGGGTTTGACGGTGGCGCAGCCGCTGGCTCCCAGGACGAGGGCGACGGCGGCCAGACCGAACGACGTGCGGCCTCTCATCGTTCTGCTCCTCCGCTCGGGGGTTCGGTGGCGTGTGTGGGCGAGCTCGTGGCCACGATGGCGTCGTGCAGGGCCTCGAGGTCGGCTTCGGCGCTGCCGGTCGAGGTGTGGACGGTGAGGCCGTTGGGGTCGACGACGTACGTGATCGGTAGCGCGGGAAGGTCGAGGTCCGCTGCAAGGCCTTCGGGGCCGTCGTGGTAGAGCGGTAACCGCAGCCCCAGGTCCTCGGCCAGATCACGTGCACGCCGAGCTTCGCGGTCGATCGAGATCGCCACGAACCGCACGTCGTGGTCGGCCAACTCCGCGTACCATCCGTCGAGAACGGGCAGCTCTTCACGGCAAGGGGCACACCACTCGGCCCAGAAGTTCACGACCACGGTTCGCCCGTCGAGTTCGTCGAGCGTGACCGATTCTCCGCCGAGTGTGCGCAGCGGGTGGCCTTCGAGGAGTCCACGTACGTCGTCCGCTCGGACCGAGACGGCAACGACGAGCAACGCCACGACCAAACCCGTGAGTCTTCCGTGCCGGTTCACGCCGACCTCCTAGCGGTACTGGGCGCCCAGGAGCACCCACAGGTTGAACAGTTCCCGTTCCCGCTCGGTGAGCGCGTGCTCACCGAGCGGATGGGGCCCCATGCCCTCGCGCGAGCCCAGGCCCAGGACATAGTCGATCAGCGGCGAGCGACGCGGGAAACCGGGACGCACCGCCTCCGACGCACGCTCGCTCTCACCGCTCAGGTTCACGTATCCCAGCGGGAACTCCGACCGCATCTCCATGTCGGGTACCATCACGTTCTGGCGTAGGTCGAGATCGCCGGCCGGGGCGCGACGGCCGAGGCCGTCCACACGGGGGTCGTCCTTCACGCCGGGCGCTCCCGGCGAGTGGCAACTCACGCACTTCTGCTCGACGATCGCGCCGATGCCCTCGGTCCAGGTGATCAGTTCCATGTCGTCCATGGTCATGCCGCTGAAGTCGGTTGGCTCGAGCTGCCGGGCCATCGGCGGATTCTCCGGTGGGATGGGTTCGGAGCTCGTGCGGTCCTCGTGGCAACCGAAGCACTGATCGAAGTGCTCGCCGGGGCGCGCGCTCAGCCAGGTACGCTTGACCACGAAGCCACGGCCGTGTTCGTCGAGGGTGGCAAAGCTGATCGGCGTGTCGGCCGGGACGCGGATCGAGAAACTGCCGTCGGGTTGGACCGGTGCATAGCCCATGAAGGCGCGCTTCTCGAACATGTTCGCGGAGAACGTGTTCGCCTCGCCCACGCGTGTGGGGCGTGCGGCCAGGACGGCGATCCGGTCGATGTCGTCGATCCCGCGCCGCGGCACTTCCTGTCCGTCGGAGTGGCCGCGATTGAAGACGTCGACCGCCGTGAAGATGCCCCAGTCGACCGATGGATCGATGGTGTCCTCGATCACCGGCGGCTTCGCGCGGGCCGCCACGAACTGCGCGTCGTACTCGTTCGTGTTCGGATCGTTGTAGAGGAAGGTCAGGTCGTCGATCTCGATTCGAGTCGGATCGTCCTGGGTCCCACTGCCGGTCTCGTTCAGCGTGAAGGTGTAGAGGGCGTAGTCGACGTCCTCCTCCTCGGCCGCGGGCAGGGTGTAGCTGATCACGTAGCGGTTGCCGCCGAGCGGGAAGGGGTACTTGAAGGCACCGTACTGCCACGGGGCACCGCTGTTGTTCACGTCGGCCGTCAACACCGACCAGTGTTCGTGCGGTTCGGGAGCCGGGTCGGCGGGCCCCGCTTCGAGCTTCAGCAGGGCCACGGGCCCGGCATCCTCGTTCACCCGGGTCGACTCGATCGCGATCACGCGCCCGTCGGGGGTGGGCTGCGGATGGAAGAAGTTCCGCCCGTGCGGCCCGTACTTGTGGAAGATCCCGGTTCCGTCGGGATTCATGACGAACAGGGGGAATCGATTGAACTGCCCGAAGTGCTCCCACCGCGTGTACACGATCTGCCCGTTGGCCATGAGCACCGGGTCGAAGTCGTCGCTCTGGTTGAAGCTCAGACGTTCGATGCTGCTGCCGTCGGCATTGCAGCGGTACAGGTGTTCCGCGGGCGAGTGGTTGTACTCGTCCATCTCGCGCGCACGCGAACTGGTGAACAGGATTCGTCCGTCGGGTAGGTAGAGCGGATCGAAGTCGTGTCCGCCACCGTCGGTGACCTGCCGGAGTCCTGTCCCGTCGACGCCGATCTCGTAGATGTTGCGGTTCGGTGTGCCCGACGGTCGCATCGAGAACAGGATGCGCGTGCCGTCGAAGCTCACGCAGGGATCGCTGACGCTCGCACCCGTGAAGTCGGTGAGCGGCGCCACCCGGCCCTCGGGCGAGATCGGGGACAATTTGTAGAGATTGCTCGCGGCACGGCTGCGATTGAGCGTTTCCTCGGC
This is a stretch of genomic DNA from Candidatus Krumholzibacteriia bacterium. It encodes these proteins:
- a CDS encoding NHL repeat-containing protein, whose translation is MRRSLVILALVLVSRPAATETFRPSDLVPEAGISVLDRRTASARLDRELFGEPHASIVLGRVDVYDRFPYLEARFFQVVSDPVWDRLLFGATERGLDAFDGRGSSFGPLDAPRGLSSDEFGRVYVADTNNDRVLVFSTHPEYHELRLEPLFAIEGLKRPHDVAFADGGTPFDATDDRLYVADTGRNRVVRLDLDGDGAREVSRVGGLGSGEDRFAGPTAIAVARIDGHDLDTVYVADSHRRRLVRLADLGHGLHYV
- a CDS encoding DUF3570 domain-containing protein, whose protein sequence is MQLTRRHTLTGLALVAAACVTDARAAWPDLPIETQGDDYVFQLFNDVDDIEVITHQNVYRVALENETELRIGLAHQTVVIPAVEAPPGSDDAVDAITTASRPIRDIGDAYREYARTRKEVQFDVSRPELSVGYYFSTEEDYLAQMIRTQWNRDFAGETFNLSVGASFGWDTIDPLADADSRSVSDHRHTTYANVVVTRVLTPTTVVRAGYETFFVDGLQHNPYRNVYVAGGNETERHPDDRHRQDVYLRLNQYLPLRASLKLEAKLYGDDWGVRSTTLGARLSQYVGDALIVRYRYRYYDQSAADFHSTNYTTTGGIGGYRTADYRLSAFDAHLFGTRVHWSLRDLIEGGTIWNGLALQLGYERYFNSNNFSANILEAGVSLDF
- a CDS encoding DUF4266 domain-containing protein → MRGRTSFGLAAVALVLGASGCATVKPYQMEHLADPIMAFDAEAEEHARELHWIEAREGSTGGAGGAGGGCACN
- a CDS encoding TlpA disulfide reductase family protein codes for the protein MNRHGRLTGLVVALLVVAVSVRADDVRGLLEGHPLRTLGGESVTLDELDGRTVVVNFWAEWCAPCREELPVLDGWYAELADHDVRFVAISIDREARRARDLAEDLGLRLPLYHDGPEGLAADLDLPALPITYVVDPNGLTVHTSTGSAEADLEALHDAIVATSSPTHATEPPSGGAER